The nucleotide window GAAAAATCCATTCTACAGTCTTCTGGGGGGTCCAGTCACATGGAAATGTGATAAATGCCCCTGAGCACTGTATAGGCCTCTATACCATGTTGCTTGGTCAGGGATTTACACAATGGGAGCCACAGATCCTGTGGGTTTGGTCAGGTATAAAAGTAACAGTTAAAACAGGACCAACATCACTGTGCCAACAACATAGTTCTCTGAACTACTAACACCACAATCATGACCATGGGCAAGGTAAGCACATTCCCCTTACTAATTACATTGATTATCAATTATATCATAATTCAGCTTTAATCCCTATTGCttctattttgtcttttttcagatCATCTTCTACGAGGAGAGGAACTTCCAGGGTCGTTCCTATGAGTGCATGAGCGACTGCTCTGACACGTCCTCCTACCTGAGCAGGTGCCACTCCTGCAAGGTGGAGAGTGGCTGCTTCATGGTCTACGACCGCCCCAACTACATGGGAAACCAGTACTTCATGAAGAGGGGCGAGTACGCTGACTACATGAGCATGATGGGAATGAGGGACTGCATCAGGTCTTGCCGTATGATCCCCATGGTAGGTATAACACGGCATCTGTGATACTATTGTTCTACTAGAGGTGACAACCAGCACTAAACTTAATATGAAGAAATTAATTGGTTTTATCTTTTTccaaaaaacagcacagaggtCAGTTCAGGATGAAGATCTACGAGAGGGAGAACTTCGGTGGTCAGAGTCACGAGCTGATGGACGACTGTGACAACATCCAGGACCGTTACCGTATGTCCGACTGCCAGTCCTGCCACGTGATGGACGGCCACTGGCTGATGTACGAGCAGCCCCACTACAGAGGCAGGCAGATGTACATGAGGCCCGGAGAGTACAGGAGCTTCAGGGACTTGGGCATGAGTGGCATGAGGTTCATGAGCATGAAGCGTATCATGGACatgtaaaaacagtttttaaaccgTAAATATGTCTAAATAAGCCAAAATAATAAAACTTTTTTGACTAAATATTTCTACCTGTTACCCTTCATTTATAATGAATTTAGGACATGATTGGGCAGCAATTGCTGTATTATGTGCTTGGGCATTCCAGTGATTTTTAGAGCACATGACACACATGACATACTTAACatgtttttatatctttttgCATCAGAAAAAATCCTTTAATTATGTGAAACATAACAGATGGTGTTGTGATACAGTACTTGGTCCACACAGCACATATCCAGAATGACAGGTTTTACATTTACTGGTTACTAATGCTTTGtaaattacaaataaacaaGGATAACAATAGTAACCATCCTTTGGgaattttttggggctttaaaGTCATCCCTACTTTTGAGTTCCACATTATTTATATGAAGTATGATGAAGATAAAAGATGTGTTTTAATGGGATCAATTGTGTTTAAGTGCCATGGGGTGGAGTTACACCATTACAGATTTGCAAGTGcacaacacatttttcagttaATTTGGATTTTCTATGCCGTAAACACAAGGCCACTGCTTGGTCATGCAGCAAGCTGCCATGCAATGTCTACATAAAGCTGTGGCGGACGCTCTGTGCCGGGGATGGTTGAAACTGCAGCAAAGTGCAGCCAAACTAAAAGTTGAGGATAGTTAAACaacatcaatgacagagaaTACCCACAGCCAATCAGTAACAGAGTCCTGGGATTCCGGTGACATATAGACCTATGTTTACTAAGAATTTCTTCCCGcttgaaacacaacacaaaaatctAATTATTGCAGTGAGCAGCACCTTGCTGCTGCTTGATGTTTTATTGGCATTAGGAAGACCCAACACACTTGACATAGATAAGGTATAATATTGTAAAGATAACCAGGGTTATAACAACCTGttctggaatttaaaaaaaaaattaaaaattattataacATAAGTCATGTTAAGGCTCACAATACAAAACACTGGCATATCATATCACTTGCAGAGTATGCAGATCCATGCTTTTAGCTCTTACTGTTCTGAGGATGATTAAACTGAGGAAAGTAGGAATGTAAACTGTATTCAGTATGTTCATGATACCCAAAGAAtttagtttgattttttttgatgaactctcttttttaagattatttttggggggcttttttccctttattcatagtgacagtggatagacaggaaaggcgggagagagatgggggatgaatTTTGATGACCTCTCGACCTTTACTGTAGTGCCATTGTCGGTTCAAAACTGCACTTCACcaacactttatttatattgtcCAGTGTATGAATCCAAATGCTTTTGTTGACCCTGGCCTTTGCAGACTTTTTCTCTGGCACCACCATCAGTCCAcccaaaatatcaaaatgtaattgtaaacaACAAACGTACGGAGCACGATTATGCtggcctggtcctaccagactctgcaTAGTTTTAcaattggatctgcccagagccactatggatctgccataaccaatcgctaacgtttggTCGGGACATATGTCATGCACATGTGCAACAACGGGGGAGACCGAAAAGGCTTATATTTAGCATTAACatcgctagcgttagccttagctaaATCCAAAGGCCataacatcatggccaccaacaaaactcagcaaagattgttctagCTCAGGCTTTGACTTCCGGATTTTTGGCAGCGTTGCTACAATGGACCGAATGGCTTTGCTTGCATCTTTCTCCGCTGCCGTTACGGAAATACAACTCTACCACACGGCC belongs to Etheostoma spectabile isolate EspeVRDwgs_2016 chromosome 5, UIUC_Espe_1.0, whole genome shotgun sequence and includes:
- the LOC116688869 gene encoding gamma-crystallin M3-like isoform X2 codes for the protein MTMGKIIFYEERNFQGRSYECMSDCSDTSSYLSRCHSCKVESGCFMVYDRPNYMGNQYFMKRGEYADYMSMMGMRDCIRSCRMIPMHRGQFRMKIYERENFGGQSHELMDDCDNIQDRYRMSDCQSCHVMDGHWLMYEQPHYRGRQMYMRPGEYRSFRDLGMSGMRFMSMKRIMDM
- the LOC116688869 gene encoding gamma-crystallin M3-like isoform X1, whose product is MGKIIFYEERNFQGRSYECMSDCSDTSSYLSRCHSCKVESGCFMVYDRPNYMGNQYFMKRGEYADYMSMMGMRDCIRSCRMIPMHRGQFRMKIYERENFGGQSHELMDDCDNIQDRYRMSDCQSCHVMDGHWLMYEQPHYRGRQMYMRPGEYRSFRDLGMSGMRFMSMKRIMDM